The stretch of DNA ATGATGGGCATCTTGACTGCGATGTTGTCATCAGTCTATCTATAGGTCATTTTTAGTTATTATGGGTTCTACACAATTTCGATGATTATTTGTGTGTAGGTCAAGCTAAGACTCATTCTATGATTATAGAACCTGTTTTTGGGATTTTTGTCTAGAGTGGTCTTTTAGCTTATCCGCAAGTTCTCTGAATATTTCATTTACGCTAACGTCGATCAGGTTAATCGTTGCATTGTCTTTTATGATTTGTCTTTCATATTTTTCTTTGAGTGCAAACATTACTGATGACCAATGCAGAACTCCTTTGATTTTTTCCTCCACTATGATATTTGTGTCCGGAAAATTAAATGACTGAAACACCACACCGTTTGTCCAGTTTATGGTGGGTATTGCACCACCTGCGGTTTTACTGCTAAATGCAATCTGAGTCATCCAGTCTTCAAAATTATACTCGATGACTTCGTGTATTACGAGCTTTTTCCATGGTTCTATTGAAATCTCCAAGATAATGTGGCTTTGAATGTCGGAATTATATAACTTTCAAAAGACTCGCGGAAAAATCTATGGCATGATATGTGGCTGTCTGTCTGTTTTGAACAGACAAGATCTATTATTTTATTCGAGAATCGATACCCTGGGGATTAAATGAACCACGAAGAAATCATCAAAAATTTAGGCTTTTTTGGCCTAGAAGAAATCGACACCCAAGTATACATGGGATTACTCCAAACAGGACCAGTGTCCGTTGGAACTCTATCTGCAAAGCTGGACATTGACAGAGGCAAGACATATCGTGCATTAAACAGATTAAGAAACATGGGTGTAGTCAGCACTACATTTTCAAATCCGACACTGTGCTCTGCAATTCCACCGATGGAGGCATTGAGCGTGATCTTGGATAGAAAACAAGACGAATTGATCACAATGAAAAATCTGTCTGAGAAAATAATTCAAGACATTGATGTCATAGTAAAAGAAACCGACATGCAGGAGATTTCTTCCTTTGTAATAATCCAAGGACGCTCAAACATCTACTCGAGAATCAGTAAATTACTCCAAAAAGCAACCGGCGTAGTATATCTGGTTGGTCCCCCTGAAGACTTTATGAGAATGTATCATACCACAATTCCAGAAAGAATTCAACTGATTCGAGAAAATGGTGCTGAAGTTAGAATTCTAACTGAAATATCTGGAGAAAAAGAACTGGCCTTTATTCAAAGACTGAATCCAACTGAGATCCGTTTAGGAAAACTCCCTTCAAAAAGCAGAATGGTGGTGGAAGAAAACAGACAACTGATCATGTCTGGAGCACTGACTACTTCTATGGATCTAAATGACGAAAATGATTCTGTAATGCATACTAACTCTTCTGAAATGGTTAGCAATATGTTTAGTTTGTGTGCGTTACTTTGGAACAAATCCAAGACTGCGGAAATCTTGGTTACTCCAAAAACAAAGAAGGTCAGATCACAATGATGGGATACAAACCAGTTCACTGTGAGTCTCTTGATAACAAAATTTATCCAGAAGTAAATTCTGCAAGAAAAGAACTATACCAAAAAAGAAAAGAAGACTTGGTGAAAGAACTAGTGGATCCGATTTGCGTAATATCTAATGCAAATGAGCTTTTGTCATCTCGTCTTGGAAAATTCGTCGATGATGAAACTCGAGCTTATTTTGAGATGATATCTCGGGCAATAACAAAAACAAGGACGCTAGTCGAAGAACTGCGCCAAGAGACTAACTGAGAAGACAATACGCGTATTTGGGCTTCATAGATGGATACATGATGCTGTCTGCGTTATCGGTGTGTCCTAGGCCAATGGCGTGTCCTAGTTCATGTCTCATTATCTTTTCAACGCTTGCTACGTCATACAGCTGAAAACTACCATCACAATTGTAATCCCCTAGAGCAACTTCCACTACTCCTTTTCCTATATGTGCGTGCCCTAGTACTCCCTCTCCGAGCTTTCTTACTGTCCAGGTGACCCAGATATTTGCATCTGATTTGGTCTCTGTATAAGAGAACTTTACAATTGCTTTTCCCTGAGTCGAATTGAAGACATGACTTTCCCAGAACTTGGTTGATTGGGTTAATGTGCTCACATGATCTAATGGAAGTCCTGTGGGTTGTTTGTTTACAAAAATCTTGTAGTTCAGCACGTACGTGTTATTCTCTCGTGTTATGATGGGATCTGGAAATCCCGAAGAGCCTGCTTTTACTTGCTGTTCAAAATTCCATCGCTCATAATCTCGCAAGAATTTTTTAATCACATCGAAACTTGGGTTTGGATACTCAATGTATCGTTTGTCTTTTGTCGCTTTGGAAGAGATCTTGCTTGTGTATGATTCAAATGTTTTCTGATCTGGCGTCATACTCCAGTTCTTTGGCTTCTCAGTTGGTTTGTATGGGTATTTTTTGATTACTTTGTCTGCAAATTCCTTATAGTTTTTTGCTACTGTGTTGTTTGGATACAACTGATATGCTCGGTCAAAGTAGATTTTTGCTTCTTTGTACTCGCCATAGTTGCCAAAGCCCACTCCGAGTCCAAGTAGCGCTGTGATGTCCCTGCTGTCTTTTTTGTAAACCTTGTAAAAGTCTGACATTGATTTTTGGTGCAAACCTAGGTTGCTTTGTGCAACTCCTTTCATTTTTAGTACTGTTGCATGATCTGGATAGTTTTTGAGAATTTTATCATATAATACGATTGCTTCTTTGTATTGCCCCTTTACAAAGTGTTTTGCGGCTTCTTTGTATGCAATGTTTGCCTGTTTGGCTACTTCGTCTGCGAAAGTCGGTTCCGTCTGAATGGTTATTAACGTAAATACTACAAAAATCATAATAACGAAATATTTCATGTGATGATTATGATTGGACTTGGTAATAATTTGAACGAACTAAAGATACGAATCCAAAAGTTACATCAAGAAATCAATGCGCTTGGCGAACCAAATTTGCCTCTTGAACAAATGATTGGTACAACCAATGTTCTGCGCCAAAATGAGTATCTTGTAAAATCAGATGAAAAAAAGACTGATCTGATTGAAGCTTACATGGAGTATACTAAACAACTAGAACAAATAGTAAATTCATTATTTTCAATTCAATCCGATCTCAAAGATTTGATAAAAACAGAAGCATCCCTAATAGAATCTGAAAAACCAAAGAAAGTAACAAAAAAAGGTAAAAAAGCCTAACTTACTTGTGATACGATATATCGCCAGACGTGATCCTGGTTGATTTTGAACCATGACGCACAATTAGGCTGCCGTCTTTGTCCAATCCTATTGCTTTGCCTGATATTTTAGTGCCTAGATCTGTAACTGTGATGTTTTGCCCAATAGTTGAAGACTTTTTTGTCCATTGTTCTGTTATTTCATGTGTTTTGTTTGCATGCAACAATCCTAATGCCGCTTCAAGCTCAAAGAGAAACTCTTTGACTAGGTCTGCCGGTTTTACATTTTTCTTTTCTACTAGAGTAGTTACGCCATAAAAATTCCTATTCTTTTTTATCTTGCTTTCGATTTGTTTTGCATTTACGTGAAAGTTTATTCCAACCCCGACTGTAACGCTTTCTATTTTTGTTGATTCGATTGATGCATCAATTATTATTCCTGCAACTTTTTTTCCGTTCAACGTAAGATCGTTTGGCCATTTGAGCTTAGTTTTTATCCCAAGTGTCTTCTCAATTGCGTTTGCAAGTGCGATTGCCACTGCAAATGGGATGAGTGTTATTTTGTATATGTCAAAGATTGGCTCCAAAATGATTGACAGCCAAATTCCTCCCTTTGGAGAAATCCACTGTCTTCCCTGTCTTCCCTTTCCAAGTGTCTGTGACTCTGCTATTATGACTGAGCCAAAATTTGTCTTGTCTTTTGCAATATTCGTGGCAACACTCTGTGTAGAATCTATTACATCATAATAGTAGACTCTTTTTCCAAGTTGTTTTGTCTTTATCCCATCAGTTATCTCCCATGGGAGTAAAAGGCTAGTTGTATCAATTAGTCGATATCCAAGATTTTGTTTTGACTCTATCTTGTATCCGAGAGATTGTATTTTTTTGATGTGTTTCCAGATTGCTACCCTGCTTATCTTTAGGACTTCGCTTAGGTCTTCTCCTGAGAGATATTCTAGGCGATGAGCCTTGAGGAATTGTAAAACCTTGACTAGTCCTTGGTTTTCATCTGAAGTGTATAGCAATAATGACTTGATTATAACGTGGTTGATTTAAGATTTCTAAAAACCAATGTCAATATCAAAGCCGCCGTCTCCGCCACCCATATCGCCACCTGCGTCCCCTCCAGCATCTGCCCCAGCGTCTGACATTTGGTTTTCAGCACCTGGTGGAACTTGGTCTGGTGGAACATAGCTACCCATTGACGCTCCAATCATTGAGAACATCATTGAGAACATCATCATGTTCATTATTCCAAAGAACATCATCATGGCAAAGTCGGACTTGTTAGAGCCCATGAATTCTTCTAGTTTCTTTTTGTCTCCAAGCTTGTATAGTTGAACCATCTGGTTCCATTTTTGCTCCATTTCGTAGATTCGTTGTTGGAGTTCATTATTTCCCTTGTCTGTGATGTTTAACTCAATTTTTTCTCCACCGAGAAACCCCTTCTTTTTATCTACTTTGATAAATCCACGCTCTTCAAGTTTTTCTAGTATTTGGTTTAATTCTTCAGGCGAAATTCCAGTCTTGGCACGTATTTTGTCAAATTTTTTAGCGCCGTTTTTTATTGCGCCTAATACGATAATGTCTTTTGGCTCTTCTTCCATGATGATGATTCTTGTATAGTCTATAATAATTTTGCAAAATAGATTATAATCCGTTATAAGTAAACTGTGTCATGGAGCGAGATCCGCACACCGACGATCAAATACGGAATATTCTGTCATTAAAAAAAGTTGCAGTAGTTGGCATGTCTAAAAACGAAGAAAAAGCGGCAAACTATGTCCCAAAGTATTTGCTTTCACAAGGATATGACATCGTACCAGTAAACCCGACCGCAGATAGCATTCTTGACCGGAAATGTCACGCTAATCTATCTGAAATAACTGAGCCCATTGATATTGTAGATGTGTTTAGGCCGTCTGATCAGATCTTGCCTGTAATACAAGAAGCAATCAAAATAAAGCCAAAAGTAATCTGGCTTCAAGAAGGAATTCACAATGAAGAAGCAGAAGATCTGGCTAGAAAAGCTGGAATCCAAGTTGTTTTCAATAGGTGTATGTTGGCAGAACATCAGCGGTTGTTCTAATGGCCAAGTTTGATGATTTCTACAAAGAACTTGCAGCACTGGTAAAATCGTACACGGATAATGAAACAATGCTCAAAGTCGAGTCGGACCTCGAATCACAAATAATTCGAATTTTTGGAGAACGCGTATCCTCACTTGGCAGGGCAAAAAATGGTCTTGCAGACGCGTCAGAACTTGCCTTTACCACGGCAGAACACCATCCATACTGGAGCTTGCTGTATAATGCATGCCAGATAGCAAAAATCACTCTGGACAAATGGGAGTCTGATCTGACGCGTGAAGAAATAGATGAGATATCTTGGTCGTTAGACGAGCTCAAAAACACCTGTCAAAAAATACTGGCAAATCCACACAATGATCATACTCACTAGTCAGAGATAAATAACATGAAAGGCACATCTTATCGTGCCAATAAAAATAGGGATTATCGGCAAAACAAATACTGGCAAGACCACATTCTTCAATTCCGCAACACTTTCGTCTGCAGAAATCTCGACATATCCGTTTACTACAAAAAAGCCTGAATCTGCTGCTGCAAATGCAATCGCCCTTTGTGTTCATCCCGAGTTTAATGTCTTTGATAATCCAAAAAACTCTAGGTGCATTGATGGGTGGCGCTATATCCCAATTGAGCTAATTGATCTTCCTGGATTAATCAAGGATGCATGGCAAGGAAAGGGACTTGGCAACCAATTTCTATCTGTTGCAGCACAATCTGACGCATTGTTGCATGTGGTGGATGTGTCTGGCGGTATTGACTCGTCTGGTAAAATTGCAGAAGCAGGAGCCGGAGATCCAATCTCTGATTTTGCAGACATAGAGGAAGAACTGATAATGTGGTATCTGAAGATTCTAGAGGGAAACCGTGACAAAGTCTCAAAGACAATACATTCGGGTGTGGACAAGATAGTGGCAATTGCCGATTTATATCGGGGGATAGGCGTTAACAACTCTCATGTAAAAGAAGCATTACACTCGGCTGGAGTAGAAGATAAGGAACTTGATGACATCGGCTTTCAGGAATCCAAAAAATTTGCGACAGTGTTACGCAAAATATCCAAACCCACACTAATTGTGGCAAACAAAATTGATGTTGATGGTGCAGACAAGAACTTTGCAAGACTTCGAGAGCGATACATTGACACCATAGTGGTGCCTGCAAGCGCAGACAGCGAGCTTTCACTGCGACGCGCAGAACAAAAAGGACTCATAAAATACTCGCCAGGATCTGAACAATTTGATATCATGA from Candidatus Nitrosotenuis aquarius encodes:
- a CDS encoding TrmB family transcriptional regulator, with the protein product MNHEEIIKNLGFFGLEEIDTQVYMGLLQTGPVSVGTLSAKLDIDRGKTYRALNRLRNMGVVSTTFSNPTLCSAIPPMEALSVILDRKQDELITMKNLSEKIIQDIDVIVKETDMQEISSFVIIQGRSNIYSRISKLLQKATGVVYLVGPPEDFMRMYHTTIPERIQLIRENGAEVRILTEISGEKELAFIQRLNPTEIRLGKLPSKSRMVVEENRQLIMSGALTTSMDLNDENDSVMHTNSSEMVSNMFSLCALLWNKSKTAEILVTPKTKKVRSQ
- a CDS encoding M57 family metalloprotease — protein: MKYFVIMIFVVFTLITIQTEPTFADEVAKQANIAYKEAAKHFVKGQYKEAIVLYDKILKNYPDHATVLKMKGVAQSNLGLHQKSMSDFYKVYKKDSRDITALLGLGVGFGNYGEYKEAKIYFDRAYQLYPNNTVAKNYKEFADKVIKKYPYKPTEKPKNWSMTPDQKTFESYTSKISSKATKDKRYIEYPNPSFDVIKKFLRDYERWNFEQQVKAGSSGFPDPIITRENNTYVLNYKIFVNKQPTGLPLDHVSTLTQSTKFWESHVFNSTQGKAIVKFSYTETKSDANIWVTWTVRKLGEGVLGHAHIGKGVVEVALGDYNCDGSFQLYDVASVEKIMRHELGHAIGLGHTDNADSIMYPSMKPKYAYCLLS
- a CDS encoding biotin--[acetyl-CoA-carboxylase] ligase, whose amino-acid sequence is MLYTSDENQGLVKVLQFLKAHRLEYLSGEDLSEVLKISRVAIWKHIKKIQSLGYKIESKQNLGYRLIDTTSLLLPWEITDGIKTKQLGKRVYYYDVIDSTQSVATNIAKDKTNFGSVIIAESQTLGKGRQGRQWISPKGGIWLSIILEPIFDIYKITLIPFAVAIALANAIEKTLGIKTKLKWPNDLTLNGKKVAGIIIDASIESTKIESVTVGVGINFHVNAKQIESKIKKNRNFYGVTTLVEKKNVKPADLVKEFLFELEAALGLLHANKTHEITEQWTKKSSTIGQNITVTDLGTKISGKAIGLDKDGSLIVRHGSKSTRITSGDISYHK
- a CDS encoding winged helix-turn-helix transcriptional regulator, producing MEEEPKDIIVLGAIKNGAKKFDKIRAKTGISPEELNQILEKLEERGFIKVDKKKGFLGGEKIELNITDKGNNELQQRIYEMEQKWNQMVQLYKLGDKKKLEEFMGSNKSDFAMMMFFGIMNMMMFSMMFSMIGASMGSYVPPDQVPPGAENQMSDAGADAGGDAGGDMGGGDGGFDIDIGF
- a CDS encoding CoA-binding protein, with translation MERDPHTDDQIRNILSLKKVAVVGMSKNEEKAANYVPKYLLSQGYDIVPVNPTADSILDRKCHANLSEITEPIDIVDVFRPSDQILPVIQEAIKIKPKVIWLQEGIHNEEAEDLARKAGIQVVFNRCMLAEHQRLF
- the ychF gene encoding YchF-related putative GTPase produces the protein MPIKIGIIGKTNTGKTTFFNSATLSSAEISTYPFTTKKPESAAANAIALCVHPEFNVFDNPKNSRCIDGWRYIPIELIDLPGLIKDAWQGKGLGNQFLSVAAQSDALLHVVDVSGGIDSSGKIAEAGAGDPISDFADIEEELIMWYLKILEGNRDKVSKTIHSGVDKIVAIADLYRGIGVNNSHVKEALHSAGVEDKELDDIGFQESKKFATVLRKISKPTLIVANKIDVDGADKNFARLRERYIDTIVVPASADSELSLRRAEQKGLIKYSPGSEQFDIMKPGELSQKQKGALDFITKEIMGEYMRTGVQFAINVTVFKLLKMNAIYPVADEEKLADKKGNVLPDLILLKDGATVVDLAKEIHTSLTKGLLYAKDIRYNLRLPTNYQLRDRDVISLVSASTSKKPH